The Kribbella sp. HUAS MG21 genome includes the window GGCAGGCCCGGGATGTCGTCCGGGATCGGCTCGGCGGCGGTCCGCACGTGGCCGAGCTGCTCGGCCGGGGCCAGGTCCGCCGCGGCCAACTGGTGCAGTCTGGTCCAGACCTGCACGGGCGCCTTGTCGACCTGCTGGGCGAGCGTCATCAGCTCGCCGGTCATCCGCACCGCGCCGGAGACGAGGCCGTCGGTTTCTCCCCGCCGTACCTCGTCCAGCGCGGCCGTGCTGCCGGCCAGCGCGGCGGACGCGTGCGCGCCGCGCAGCAGCGCCTCGGCGGTCATGTCCGAGCCGACCCGGCGCAGCCCGCGGTCCCGCAGCAGTACGTCGACCGCGTCCCGGGCCGCCTGCGCCGCCGACCCGACCCCTTCCAGGCCAGCCAGCGGCTCGAACACATCAGTACTCATGCCCTGACCTTAAGATGACGAGGCATGGCCCCCAAGTTCAGCATCGTGGTCCCCTGCCATGCCTCGCGGGCCTGGCTGCGGCCGTGCCTGGACTCGGTGCTCGGGCAGTCGTTCGCCGACTTCGAGGTGATCGGGGTGGACGACGCGGACCGGGACGGTTCCGGCCGGATCCTGGACGAGTACGCCGCCGCGGACCCGCGGGTGCGGGTGCTGCACCTGGAGGAGAACGTCGGCCTGGGACCCGCCCGGAACGCCGGGCTGAAGGAGTGCCGCGGCGAGTACGTGCTGTTCCTGGACGCCGACGACACCTACACCCCGGGTTCGCTGGCCGCGATCGCCGCCCGGATCGACAACACCAACCAGCCGGACATCGTGATGTTCGACTACGAGCGGATCTTCTGGGACGGCCGGGTGCTCGGCAGCCAGCGCCACGACGCGTTCGCGCGCGAGGGCGCCGGCGTGTTCACGGCGGCCGAGCGGCCGATCTTCCTGACCTTCCTCGAGGTCGTCTGGAACAAGGCGTACCGCCGGGAGTTCCTCACCCGGCACGGCTTCGGGTTCACCAGCGGGTTCTACGAGGACGCGCCCTGGACCTACTCCACGATGCTGACCGCCGAGCGGATCGCCACCCTCGACCGGATCGTGGTGCACTACCGGCAGCACCGCACCGGCGGCAACATCCACGCCACCAGCGGCCGCCGGCAGTGGGACATCTTCGACCAGTACGACCGGGTGCACGCGTTCATCCAGTCCGACCCGGAGCTGACCGGCTGGCGCCGGTTCGCGTTCGACCGGTCGCTGGACCACATCCTCGCCGTGCTCGCGAAGCCCGAACGGATCGACCCCGACGACCGGGCCGAGTTCTTCCACGCCGCGCACGCGTTCGCCAAGCGCTGGAAGCCCGACGGCTACAGCACCGATCGCACCGCCCGCGGGTTCAAGCGCTGGCTGCTGATCCACGACGACTACGCGACCTACTCCACGCTGAAGCTCAGCTCACGGATGCTGCAGGTCCCGAGTCCGCGCAAGACCGTCGGCAAGCTGCTGCGCCGCGGCAAGCTCGACCCGAACCTGGTCGCGTACGCCGCCTACTGGTTCAAGCAGTTCGCCTGCAACCCCCGGGCGATCTACGAGAAGGCGGCCGAGCTTGCACCGCACTTGCGCGGTGTCTGGGTCGTCGACAACGACCACGTGAGCGCGATCCCCGAGGGCGTCGAGTACGTCGTCGCGGACTCCCCGGCGTACGACAAGCTGCTCGGCAAGGCGACGTACGTCGTCAGCAACATGAACTGGCCGAAGGAGCTGGAGAAGCGCGAGGGGCAGATCCACCTGCAGACCCAGCACGGGACGCCGCTGACCACGGTGAACCTTCCGGACGAGGGCAAGGAGGAGTTCCTCCGCGGCGTCGACCGCTGGGACTTCAACCTGTCCTCGAACCGGTACTCCTCGGAGATCTGGGAGCGCATCTACCCGGCGTACTTCGAGGAGCTCGAGTACGGCTATCCGCGCAACGACCGGCTGCTCACCGCGAGCCTCGACGAGGTCCGGGCGATCCGGGCCGGATTCGGGTACGACGACTCGCACCTGGTGATCCTGTACGCGCCGACGTCGGGCGACGGTGTCGACCCGGGCCGGCTGGCGGCCGCAGCCGGTCCACACGCCCGCGTGCTCACCACCTCGCAGAACGCGCGGGACGAGGACCTGCTGCTGGCGGCGGACGTGCTGATCTCGGACTACTCGTCGATCACCTTCGACTACGCCAACCTCGACCGGCCGATCCTGCTGCACCTCGGCCAGGACCGGCCGGACGCGTACTTCGACGTCGCCGAGTTCCCGCCCGGCGTGGTGGCACGGTCCGTCGAGGAACTGCTCGGCGCGCTCCGGACCGGGACGTTCGGCTCGCCCGAGGCGGCCAAGCACCGGCAGCTGTTCCGGGAGAGGTTCTGCGAGTTCGACGACGGGCGCGCGGCCGAGCGCGTCGTCCGGCGGGTGCTGCTGGGCGAGACCGACGTACCGGCGATCACCCCGCTGGCCGAGCGGTCCCCGGCGCCGTCGGCGTACTTCGTGCATAATGGCTGACATGTCGATCAGCCTGAAGCCGTCCCACGCCGTGCGCGTGCGCTTCAGCCTGCGACGACGACGCACTGTCTGAACACCTCAGCCTGTTCCAGTCGCGTCTCCCTGAAGGACCATAGTCATGTCCGCAGTTCTGCCTGTCCTGTCCACCAGACTGTCCGCTGCCGCCACGGCCGCGTTCGGTACGTCGTACGACCCGGAGCTGCGGTCCGCCACGAAGCCGGAGTTCGGGCACTTCCAGAGCAATCTCGCGCTCCGGATCGGCAACGCGCTCGGCAAGCCGCCGCGGGAGATTGCGGCACAGCTCGTCGCCGCGCTCGACATCGACGACCTGTGCCGGCCGCCCGAGATCGCGGGTCCGGGGTTCATCAACCTCACGCTGCTGCCGCAGACGCTCGCCAAGGCGGTCAACGAGCCGGAGACGTTCGGAAGCAACGGCCAGCGCGTGGTCGTCGACTACTCCCAGCCGAACGTGGCCAAGCAGATGCACGTCGGTCATCTCCGGTCGACGGTGATCGGCGACGCGCTCTGCAACGTCCTGCGGTTCGTCGGGTACGACGTCGTCCGGCAGAACCACGTCGGCGACTGGGGCACGCAGTACGGGATGATGATCGAGCAGTTGCTCGACGAAGGCATCACCGCCGAATCCCTGGATCTGGAGGGGTTGCAGCGGCTGTACGAGCGGAGCCGGAAGCATTTCGATGCCGACGGCACCTTTGCCGACCGGTCGCGGTTGCGGGTGGTCGCGCTGCAGTCGGGCGACCCGGAGACGCGGGCGATCTGGCGGCACATGGTCGACGTGTCGCTGGACGACTTCGACAAGGTGTACGCGCTGCTCGGGTCCGCCCTGACCAGGCAGGACGTGTACGGCGAGAGCGCCTACAACGACGACCTCCCGCACGTCGTCGACGACCTGCTGAAGCAGGGACTGCTGGTCGAGTCCGAGGGTGCGATGTGCGCGTTCCTGCCCGGCTACCTCGGCCGCGACGGCGAGCCGCTGCCGGTGATCGTCCGGAAGTCCGACGGCGGATTCGGCTACAGCGCGACCGATCTGGCCGCGGTACGCCACCGGGTCAACACCCTGCACGCCGATCGGATCGTCTACGTGGTCGACCACCGGCAGGCGCTGCACTTCGACATGATCGTCACACTCGCGAGAACGGCCCACTGGCTCGACGTTCCAGCTGAACACGTCTCCTTCGGCACTGTCCTCGGACCGAACGGAAAGCCCTTCAAAACAAGGGAAGGCGGCACGATCAAGCTCGTCGAGCTGCTGACCGGTGCGGTCGACCGGGCCGACGCGCTGCTGGCCGGTCGCGAGGGCATCAATCGGGAGGCGACCGCGCGGGCCGTCGGCATCGGCGCGGTGAAGTACGCCGACCTGTCGAGCGACCGGGGCAACGACTACGTGTTCGACCTCGACCGGATGGTCGCGATGACCGGCAACACCGGCCCGTACCTGCAGTACGCGCACGCCCGGCTCACGCGGCTGCTCGCCAAGGCCGGCCAGGACGCGACAGAGGTCACCGAGCTCGAGGACCCCGCCGAACAACGGCTGGCACTCCTGCTCACCGGCTTCGCCGCGACCGTCGAGCAGGTCGCCGAAACCCTGCAACCGCACAGGCTCTGCACCTACCTGTACGACGTGGCGTCGGCGCTGTCCGTGTTCTACGAGCAGTGCCCGGTGCTGAGCAGCGAAGGCGAGACCAGAGCAAGCCGGATCGCCCTCTGCACGGCGACCCGGAAGGTGTTGCAGGATGGACTCGGCCTGCTCGGGATCGAGGCCCCCGACGCGATGTGAGTCATTGGAGGACGGATGCTGCCGTGGTCGGCCGAGTTCAAGGGACGCCTGGATCAGACGACGTACACGAGTGAGCTGCTGCGCGGGAACCCGCTCGGCGACCCGCACGAGCGGCCGGTGCTCGTCTACCTGCCGCCTGGGTACGACGACTCGACCGAACGGTATCCGTCGATCTACGTGACCATGGGCTACACCGGCCACGTCGGCATGTGGTTCAACCGCGTCCCGTTCCGGCAGCCGTACCCGGAGCTGCTGGACGCGATGTTCGCCGAGGAGGGCGCGCCGAAGGCGATCGTGGTGTTCGTCGACTCGTGGACGAAGTACGGCGGCAGCCAGTGCCTCGACTCGCCCGGCACCGGGCAGTACCAGTCGTACCTGTGCGACGAGATCGTGCCGTGGGTCGACGCGACGTACCGGACCGTTCCCGACCGCGACCACCGCGCCGTCACCGGCAAGTCGAGCGGCGGGTACACCGCGATGGTGACGCCGCTGCTGCGGCCGGGCGTGTTCGGGGCGCTCGCGACGCATGCGGGCGACGCGCTCTTCGACGTCTGCTACCGGCCCGAGTTCCCGGAGCGGGCGCGGACGTTGCGGGACAAGTACGACGGCAGCTACGACAAGTACTTCGAGGAGCTGGCCACCAAGACCGGCCGGACGACGATGGAGGACCTGCACCTGCTGGAGATCTACGGGTACGCGTCGGCGTACTCCGCGGAGCCCGACGGCACGGTGCTGCTGCCGTTCGACGACCTGGGCGCGATCGTGCCGGAGATCTGGGCGCGCTGGCTGTCGCGCGACCCGGTCGAGATGGTCAAGGAGCCGCAGTACGCCGAGGCGCTGCGCTCGTTGCGCGCGGTGTGGATCGACGCGGGCAAGCAGGACGAGTACTACCTCGACCTCGGCGCCACCGCGTTCCACCGCGCCGCGCAACAGGTCGGCGTACCGGAGGAGCGGCTGCACTTCGAGCTGTTCGAGGGCACGCACGGCGGCATCGAGTATCGCTACCCGCTGGCGGTGCGCTGGCTCGCGGAGCAGCTCAGCTAAATCACATGCCGTCGGGGCGTGGACGCCGTACCGTCGAGGGATGAGCTGGCCGGAGGGGATCGAAGCGCGCCCGATCGACAAGGGCGACGTCGAAGCGTGGGCGGCGTTGATGGCTGCCAAGGAGAAGGTCGACCAGGACGGCGAGAACTACAGCCCGGAGGATCTGTCCGAGGAGCTGGATCTCCCGCACCTCGACCTGCCGCGGGACAGCCTCGGCCTGTGGGCCGACGGCCGGATGATCGGCTACGGCATCGCGCACGTCGCGACGTCCGTGGTGGACGTCGACCGCGTGCGCGCCGAGGGCACGATCGACCCGGAGTGGCGGCGGCGCGGCCTCGGTACGGCGCTGATGCACTGGCTGATCCGGCGCGCCGGCGAACTGCACGCGGCCAAGCACCCGGAGTCGCCCGGTCAGGTCGGCGCCGGCACGAACAGCGACAACGTCAGCGCGATCAGCATGCTGGAGCGGCTGGGGTTCAAGCCCGAGCGGTTCTTCTTCGACATGCGGCGGCCGCTCGACCAGCCGGTGCCCGAGGTGCAGCTGGCCGACGGACTGCGGCTGGCGTCGTACGACCCGGCGTACGAGGAGTCGCTGCGGCAGGCGCACTTCGAGGCCTTCTCCGACCACTGGGGCTGGACGCCGCCGACCGTCGAGGCCTGGCGGCAGCGTTCCGTCGGAGCGCGGGCGTTCCGCGGCGCGCAGTCGTACGTCGTGCTGGACGGCGACACCGTGGCGGCGTACGTGAACTGCTTCGAGTGGGAGGCGGACACCGAGGCGACCGGGGTCCGCGAGCTCTACATCGGCCAGGTCGGCACCCGGCGCGCGTACCGCGGCCGCGGGCTGGCACGCGCCACCCTGGCGAAGGTGCTGGCCGAGGCCGCACAGGCCGGCTACGAGCGGGCCTCGCTCGGCGTCGACGCCGACAACCCGACCGGAGCCCTCGGCCTGTACGAGCGCCTCGGCTTCACCACTCACAAGAAGTTCACGAACTACCAGCTGCCGATCCGCTCAGACGTGTGAGTCCACGACGGCCGGAGCCTCGACCGGCTCCGGCTCGTTGCGGAACCACTTCCACGGGCGGACCGTGAACACGATCATCGCCAGGCTCAACGCCGCGTAGACCAGCGCGCCGACGAACGCCGCGTGCACACCGTCGACCAGGATCTCGCGCGGAATGGTGGCCGTGGAGTTCCGGCTCGCCGTACCGAAGATCGTGACCAGGATGCCGAGGCCGAGCGCGCCGCCGACCTGCTGGACCACGTTCAGCATGCCGGACGCGGCGCCCGAGTCCTCCGGCGCGACGCCCTCGATCGCGCGGCCGACCAGCGGGATGAAGATCATCCCGGCGCCCGCGCCGAACAGCAGCAGCGGCCCGACAACGTCCTGCAGGTACGCGCTGTGCGCCCCGAGCCGGGTCAGCCAGACCGTGCCGAGCGTGACGAGGACCGACCCCACCAGCATCAGCTTGGCCCCGTCGATCCGGGTGATCAGCTTCGGTACGACGCGCGACGCGGTGAACAGCAGACCGGTCAGCGGCAGGAACGCCAGCCCGGCCGCGAGCGGGCTCAGCTCGAGCACGCCCTGCAGGTACTGCGTGAGGAAGAAGAACATCCCGAACATCGTCCCGACCACGAGCAGCATGGTCAGGTACGACGCCGAGCGCACCGGCGACCGGAACAGCCGCAGCGGGACGATCGGGTGGCTGACCCGGCGCTCGACCAGGACGAACGAGACGAGCAGCACGACACCGGCCGCGAATGCGATCAGCACCTCGGCCGACGACCAGCCCAC containing:
- a CDS encoding Fic family protein, with translation MSTDVFEPLAGLEGVGSAAQAARDAVDVLLRDRGLRRVGSDMTAEALLRGAHASAALAGSTAALDEVRRGETDGLVSGAVRMTGELMTLAQQVDKAPVQVWTRLHQLAAADLAPAEQLGHVRTAAEPIPDDIPGLPPAPPADELWERLSALAQNLTRPTKAPGLVVAAIVHAELAVLRPFPVANGLVARAAERCLLVARGIDPVAVTVPEGGHYVLQASYATGLTDYTARGLTGVRDWLLRSCEVVTKGAELSPLASS
- a CDS encoding CDP-glycerol glycerophosphotransferase family protein, which codes for MAPKFSIVVPCHASRAWLRPCLDSVLGQSFADFEVIGVDDADRDGSGRILDEYAAADPRVRVLHLEENVGLGPARNAGLKECRGEYVLFLDADDTYTPGSLAAIAARIDNTNQPDIVMFDYERIFWDGRVLGSQRHDAFAREGAGVFTAAERPIFLTFLEVVWNKAYRREFLTRHGFGFTSGFYEDAPWTYSTMLTAERIATLDRIVVHYRQHRTGGNIHATSGRRQWDIFDQYDRVHAFIQSDPELTGWRRFAFDRSLDHILAVLAKPERIDPDDRAEFFHAAHAFAKRWKPDGYSTDRTARGFKRWLLIHDDYATYSTLKLSSRMLQVPSPRKTVGKLLRRGKLDPNLVAYAAYWFKQFACNPRAIYEKAAELAPHLRGVWVVDNDHVSAIPEGVEYVVADSPAYDKLLGKATYVVSNMNWPKELEKREGQIHLQTQHGTPLTTVNLPDEGKEEFLRGVDRWDFNLSSNRYSSEIWERIYPAYFEELEYGYPRNDRLLTASLDEVRAIRAGFGYDDSHLVILYAPTSGDGVDPGRLAAAAGPHARVLTTSQNARDEDLLLAADVLISDYSSITFDYANLDRPILLHLGQDRPDAYFDVAEFPPGVVARSVEELLGALRTGTFGSPEAAKHRQLFRERFCEFDDGRAAERVVRRVLLGETDVPAITPLAERSPAPSAYFVHNG
- the argS gene encoding arginine--tRNA ligase, with protein sequence MSAVLPVLSTRLSAAATAAFGTSYDPELRSATKPEFGHFQSNLALRIGNALGKPPREIAAQLVAALDIDDLCRPPEIAGPGFINLTLLPQTLAKAVNEPETFGSNGQRVVVDYSQPNVAKQMHVGHLRSTVIGDALCNVLRFVGYDVVRQNHVGDWGTQYGMMIEQLLDEGITAESLDLEGLQRLYERSRKHFDADGTFADRSRLRVVALQSGDPETRAIWRHMVDVSLDDFDKVYALLGSALTRQDVYGESAYNDDLPHVVDDLLKQGLLVESEGAMCAFLPGYLGRDGEPLPVIVRKSDGGFGYSATDLAAVRHRVNTLHADRIVYVVDHRQALHFDMIVTLARTAHWLDVPAEHVSFGTVLGPNGKPFKTREGGTIKLVELLTGAVDRADALLAGREGINREATARAVGIGAVKYADLSSDRGNDYVFDLDRMVAMTGNTGPYLQYAHARLTRLLAKAGQDATEVTELEDPAEQRLALLLTGFAATVEQVAETLQPHRLCTYLYDVASALSVFYEQCPVLSSEGETRASRIALCTATRKVLQDGLGLLGIEAPDAM
- a CDS encoding alpha/beta hydrolase-fold protein — encoded protein: MLPWSAEFKGRLDQTTYTSELLRGNPLGDPHERPVLVYLPPGYDDSTERYPSIYVTMGYTGHVGMWFNRVPFRQPYPELLDAMFAEEGAPKAIVVFVDSWTKYGGSQCLDSPGTGQYQSYLCDEIVPWVDATYRTVPDRDHRAVTGKSSGGYTAMVTPLLRPGVFGALATHAGDALFDVCYRPEFPERARTLRDKYDGSYDKYFEELATKTGRTTMEDLHLLEIYGYASAYSAEPDGTVLLPFDDLGAIVPEIWARWLSRDPVEMVKEPQYAEALRSLRAVWIDAGKQDEYYLDLGATAFHRAAQQVGVPEERLHFELFEGTHGGIEYRYPLAVRWLAEQLS
- a CDS encoding GNAT family N-acetyltransferase, which produces MSWPEGIEARPIDKGDVEAWAALMAAKEKVDQDGENYSPEDLSEELDLPHLDLPRDSLGLWADGRMIGYGIAHVATSVVDVDRVRAEGTIDPEWRRRGLGTALMHWLIRRAGELHAAKHPESPGQVGAGTNSDNVSAISMLERLGFKPERFFFDMRRPLDQPVPEVQLADGLRLASYDPAYEESLRQAHFEAFSDHWGWTPPTVEAWRQRSVGARAFRGAQSYVVLDGDTVAAYVNCFEWEADTEATGVRELYIGQVGTRRAYRGRGLARATLAKVLAEAAQAGYERASLGVDADNPTGALGLYERLGFTTHKKFTNYQLPIRSDV
- a CDS encoding MFS transporter, yielding MSATSAAPAGADSATPARRPGVVLAVILVTQLMVILDGTVVNIAMPHIQQALDFSPSSLSWVQNAYALAFGGLLLLGARAGDLLGRRRVFVTGISVFTLASLLGGLAPNAELLLAARVLQGIGGAIAAPAALTLLMLTYREGPERMKALGYYSLVSSGGGSVGLVLGGMLTDWVSWRWGLFINVPIGIALVIAARRVLTETAPETGRFDVAGALTSTLGITSLVYGFIRVAEVGWSSAEVLIAFAAGVVLLVSFVLVERRVSHPIVPLRLFRSPVRSASYLTMLLVVGTMFGMFFFLTQYLQGVLELSPLAAGLAFLPLTGLLFTASRVVPKLITRIDGAKLMLVGSVLVTLGTVWLTRLGAHSAYLQDVVGPLLLFGAGAGMIFIPLVGRAIEGVAPEDSGAASGMLNVVQQVGGALGLGILVTIFGTASRNSTATIPREILVDGVHAAFVGALVYAALSLAMIVFTVRPWKWFRNEPEPVEAPAVVDSHV